A stretch of the Photobacterium toruni genome encodes the following:
- the btuC gene encoding vitamin B12 ABC transporter permease BtuC, translating into MLLNELLSQQQQRWRTWLIVSSLLLVIICVFAIAVGEVWISPWAPDGALQQQLLLQLRIPRVLAALIVGAALASSGAVLQVLLGNPLAEPGVLGISGGASLAVVLLLFFVPITPTPFITMMAAMGGALLFTLILVGFSRRQKVSMARLLLIGVALGILSGAVVTWAFYFSDDLSMRQLMYWLMGSVGGVSWEQLSLLFFIVPVLIILCLQGKSLDVMMLGDITARQLGVDVRRIRWLLILMISLLVGCSVALAGVIGFVGLVVPHLLRLQLGTENQYLLPLSAICGGILLVLADTLSRVLLVDADLPIGVVTTSLGAPVFIWMLMRSQLD; encoded by the coding sequence ATGTTGTTAAATGAATTATTATCACAGCAGCAACAGCGGTGGCGAACTTGGTTGATTGTTTCATCATTGCTGTTAGTGATTATTTGTGTGTTTGCTATTGCTGTCGGAGAGGTGTGGATTTCACCTTGGGCACCAGATGGTGCATTGCAACAGCAATTATTATTGCAATTACGGATACCTAGAGTATTGGCCGCCTTAATTGTTGGCGCGGCATTAGCCAGTTCAGGGGCAGTATTACAGGTGTTATTGGGTAATCCTTTAGCAGAGCCAGGCGTGTTGGGTATTTCTGGTGGTGCTAGCCTTGCTGTAGTGCTGCTACTCTTTTTTGTTCCTATTACACCGACACCATTTATTACCATGATGGCAGCGATGGGAGGGGCGCTATTGTTTACCCTTATATTAGTTGGATTTTCTCGGCGTCAAAAAGTGTCAATGGCACGATTATTATTAATTGGCGTTGCTTTAGGTATTTTATCGGGTGCTGTGGTGACATGGGCATTTTATTTCAGTGATGATTTAAGTATGCGCCAGTTAATGTATTGGCTTATGGGTAGTGTTGGTGGTGTAAGTTGGGAGCAATTGTCGCTGTTATTTTTTATTGTGCCAGTATTAATTATACTTTGCCTACAAGGTAAATCATTGGACGTAATGATGCTTGGTGATATTACTGCTCGTCAATTAGGTGTTGATGTTAGACGTATTCGGTGGCTATTGATTTTGATGATCTCACTATTAGTTGGGTGCTCAGTGGCGCTTGCTGGTGTTATTGGATTTGTTGGTTTGGTTGTTCCACATTTATTACGGTTACAGCTAGGCACTGAGAATCAGTATTTATTGCCTCTTTCTGCTATTTGTGGCGGAATATTATTGGTGTTGGCTGATACATTATCACGGGTGCTATTAGTTGATGCTGATTTACCTATTGGCGTAGTAACAACCTCACTTGGTGCGCCTGTATTTATTTGGATGTTAATGCGTTCGCAATTGGATTAA
- the btuD gene encoding vitamin B12 ABC transporter ATP-binding protein BtuD, whose amino-acid sequence MAIIFDNTAEVDSAALVLHAQNIAFVSRLLPMSLTLYAGQITHVIGPNGSGKSTVLSILSGLFAHKGSIKLLDIDLVDYDLLSLAQVRSYLSQQDKPNFSIPVFQYLSLAISALHDIEADKLQIALNEICQSLDIKDKLSRNIQQLSGGEWQRVRLAAACLQVWPAINPQAKLLLLDEPAAALDIGQEAAMYQLVRKISQQGITVVMVNHDLNRTLREADNVVLLDQGQCVGCGHVDQIMTIDNLQAVFKTGIDKIEHHGVPCLIFVD is encoded by the coding sequence ATGGCAATAATCTTTGATAATACTGCTGAAGTAGACTCAGCAGCGTTAGTACTACATGCTCAAAATATTGCTTTTGTATCACGATTATTACCCATGTCATTGACTCTTTATGCTGGACAAATCACTCACGTTATTGGACCTAATGGTAGTGGAAAAAGTACCGTATTATCTATTTTATCTGGATTGTTTGCGCATAAAGGTAGTATTAAATTACTTGATATCGATTTGGTTGATTATGATTTACTGTCATTAGCTCAGGTTCGTAGTTATTTATCGCAACAAGATAAACCTAATTTTTCTATTCCTGTATTTCAATATTTGTCGTTGGCAATATCAGCGTTACACGATATTGAGGCCGATAAATTACAAATAGCATTGAATGAAATTTGTCAGAGTTTAGATATTAAAGATAAGTTATCACGAAATATTCAACAACTATCGGGTGGAGAATGGCAACGGGTACGGCTAGCTGCAGCATGTTTACAAGTTTGGCCTGCCATAAACCCTCAAGCAAAATTATTATTACTTGATGAGCCAGCTGCTGCACTAGATATTGGTCAAGAAGCAGCGATGTACCAATTAGTTCGAAAGATATCCCAACAAGGAATTACGGTAGTTATGGTCAACCATGATTTAAATAGAACCTTACGTGAAGCGGATAATGTGGTGCTGTTAGATCAAGGGCAATGTGTTGGATGTGGGCATGTTGATCAAATAATGACGATTGATAACTTACAAGCGGTGTTTAAAACAGGCATTGATAAAATAGAACATCATGGTGTGCCATGCTTAATTTTCGTTGATTAA
- a CDS encoding thiol:disulfide interchange protein DsbA/DsbL translates to MKRIYQAFFVLLFTVFALSGCSDSKTPQEGDQYSVIPTPMPEMKGVTEIFSLSCGHCRKMESILPEIKKLTKSDIKQVHVIFNESAQKAAFIFYAAMVQTDNKPSYALVEQLFSYVQDSPKDMSVEQRKTAVDKIFHDNNLKSPYELTEAQQKEVFKMFQRSEEIVRNTALESVPAFLVNGKYLVNTSAHKSLQDLANTIDYLKNKQ, encoded by the coding sequence ATGAAACGTATTTATCAAGCTTTTTTTGTTCTACTCTTTACTGTATTTGCATTGTCAGGGTGTTCTGACTCAAAAACACCACAAGAAGGTGATCAATACTCAGTGATCCCTACCCCAATGCCAGAAATGAAAGGAGTCACTGAAATTTTCTCTCTTTCTTGTGGTCATTGCCGTAAGATGGAAAGTATTCTGCCTGAAATCAAAAAACTAACGAAGAGCGATATTAAGCAAGTTCACGTTATTTTTAATGAAAGTGCGCAAAAAGCAGCCTTTATCTTCTATGCCGCAATGGTACAAACGGATAATAAGCCAAGCTATGCATTAGTTGAGCAATTATTCTCATATGTACAAGACTCACCAAAAGATATGAGTGTTGAACAACGAAAAACAGCCGTTGATAAAATTTTCCATGATAACAACTTGAAAAGTCCTTATGAGCTAACAGAAGCTCAACAAAAAGAAGTTTTCAAAATGTTCCAACGATCTGAAGAGATTGTTCGTAATACAGCTCTAGAATCAGTCCCTGCATTCCTTGTTAATGGTAAATACCTTGTAAATACCAGCGCCCATAAGAGCTTACAAGATTTAGCAAATACAATTGATTATTTAAAAAACAAGCAATAA
- a CDS encoding HAD family hydrolase, whose translation MTGFIQWGGSPTINTAIALLNRHGIDADPQLLVVSKLRYFDEIKYKGDIIPATFAVLKQQKTMNKRIAIGTGCYRHHALEILTTLEILPLLDAVVTANDVQHHKPLPDTFLEAARLLGIPPAQCVVFEDTELGCQAAHAASMDCYRVCNGVISEFRAFQR comes from the coding sequence GTGACTGGTTTTATTCAATGGGGAGGTTCACCTACTATTAATACTGCGATAGCGCTATTAAATAGGCATGGGATTGATGCAGATCCTCAGTTACTTGTGGTGAGTAAATTACGCTATTTTGATGAGATCAAGTATAAGGGCGATATTATTCCGGCTACATTTGCGGTATTGAAGCAACAAAAAACAATGAATAAGCGTATTGCTATTGGTACGGGGTGTTATCGACACCATGCTTTAGAAATCCTGACTACATTAGAGATTCTTCCTTTACTCGATGCTGTGGTTACTGCAAATGATGTCCAGCATCATAAGCCATTGCCTGATACCTTCTTAGAGGCTGCTCGTTTATTAGGTATACCGCCAGCACAATGTGTAGTATTTGAAGATACAGAATTAGGCTGTCAAGCAGCACATGCGGCTAGTATGGATTGTTACCGAGTTTGTAATGGGGTAATCAGTGAATTTCGAGCTTTTCAACGGTAG
- a CDS encoding helix-turn-helix domain-containing protein, whose amino-acid sequence MIWVNCCHKEKYTSVKNNLVKYHNVLEVSPYELLLIMTGSELIFIEIENSKSNGFKLLRIIKQHYPLVKIVIVYHELDSELAIVALRASAEDILVASANRQKIDSCLSRLHTHKEDIIVDDDMSQRERSILPALSIIDNDISAPLREEDLAKACDFSATYFSRLFHTTMGVTLKQYIIQKRLDLACGLLSSDHEKIASVATSAGFKDVSYFSRVFKKYIGCSPGKFRSNNDKES is encoded by the coding sequence GTGATTTGGGTTAATTGCTGCCATAAAGAAAAATATACCAGTGTTAAAAATAATCTTGTTAAATATCATAATGTTTTAGAGGTTTCACCCTATGAATTATTATTAATAATGACAGGGTCTGAATTAATATTCATTGAAATTGAAAACTCAAAATCAAATGGTTTTAAACTACTGAGGATTATTAAACAACATTATCCTTTAGTTAAAATTGTGATTGTTTACCATGAGTTAGATTCTGAGTTAGCAATTGTTGCATTACGAGCAAGCGCAGAAGATATTTTAGTTGCTAGTGCGAATAGACAAAAAATTGATAGCTGTTTAAGCCGATTACATACTCATAAAGAAGATATCATTGTGGATGATGATATGTCACAACGTGAACGTTCAATATTACCCGCATTATCAATTATCGATAATGATATTAGTGCACCATTACGAGAAGAAGATTTAGCAAAAGCATGTGATTTTTCAGCGACATATTTTTCTCGATTATTTCATACCACGATGGGGGTTACATTAAAACAATATATTATTCAAAAACGGTTAGATTTAGCATGCGGCTTATTGAGTTCTGATCATGAAAAAATCGCATCAGTGGCGACTTCCGCTGGATTTAAAGATGTTTCTTATTTTTCTCGTGTATTTAAAAAATATATAGGTTGTTCTCCAGGAAAATTTCGTTCAAATAATGATAAAGAATCCTAA
- the dtpA gene encoding dipeptide/tripeptide permease DtpA, protein MSDENVFKQPKPFYLIFSIEFWERFGFYGMQAILTVYMVKILGMSETASFTLFGAFSALVYGSVAIGGWVGDKVLGTKRTIKLGAMVLVVGYALLGLSATSGYGGSDLIYIAMGFITMGNGLFKANPSSLLAKVYGKDDPRLDGAFTMYYMAINLGSFFSMLLSPWIAEKFGYDFAFGVSAAGLVITLINFFISGHIVKSIGSKPDMKPVNKTYYLGVVIGTIALSFISSVLLQHLFYAHAILIVVGCTIVGLYFKELFSTSGIERAKMFVAFILMLQGVVFFVLYFQMPTSLNFFAIHNISHDLFGISVAPEQFQALNPLWIMIASPVLAMIYNKYGDRFSMPFKFALGMVLCSLSFLVLVLGAHFANSDGIVDSNWLIVSYGFQSIGELFVSGLGLAMVAQLVPQRMMGFAMGMWFLTSATAAVVAGWVATLTAAPANVIEPHQTLMLYSHVFGIIGYSTAGIALFTMIIAPKLTRVMRGEDTPATVTAA, encoded by the coding sequence ATGTCTGACGAGAACGTATTTAAACAACCAAAACCGTTCTATTTGATATTTTCAATTGAATTCTGGGAACGTTTTGGTTTCTACGGTATGCAAGCAATTTTAACTGTTTATATGGTTAAGATCCTTGGCATGTCAGAAACTGCTTCTTTTACTTTATTTGGTGCCTTTTCAGCCTTAGTTTATGGCTCTGTTGCTATTGGTGGTTGGGTTGGGGATAAAGTTCTTGGGACTAAAAGAACCATCAAATTAGGTGCGATGGTGCTTGTTGTTGGTTATGCTTTATTAGGTTTATCTGCAACTAGCGGTTACGGTGGTTCAGATCTTATCTATATAGCCATGGGCTTTATTACCATGGGTAATGGCTTATTTAAGGCAAACCCTTCAAGTTTATTAGCAAAAGTTTATGGTAAAGATGATCCTCGTCTTGATGGTGCATTTACTATGTACTATATGGCCATTAACTTAGGTTCATTTTTCTCAATGTTATTATCACCATGGATTGCAGAGAAATTTGGTTATGACTTTGCCTTTGGTGTGAGTGCTGCTGGTTTGGTTATTACTCTTATTAACTTCTTTATTAGTGGTCATATTGTTAAAAGTATCGGTTCTAAGCCAGATATGAAACCAGTTAATAAGACATATTACCTTGGTGTTGTTATTGGTACTATTGCATTAAGTTTTATTAGCTCAGTATTATTACAACATCTATTTTATGCACACGCTATTTTAATTGTTGTTGGTTGTACGATTGTTGGTTTGTACTTTAAAGAGTTATTCTCAACATCAGGTATTGAACGAGCAAAAATGTTTGTGGCCTTTATATTGATGCTACAAGGTGTAGTGTTCTTTGTTCTTTATTTCCAAATGCCGACATCACTGAACTTCTTTGCTATCCATAATATTTCTCATGACTTATTTGGTATCAGTGTTGCGCCTGAACAGTTCCAAGCACTTAACCCATTATGGATTATGATTGCCAGTCCAGTACTTGCGATGATTTATAATAAATACGGCGATCGTTTCTCTATGCCATTTAAATTTGCATTGGGGATGGTGCTATGTAGCTTGTCATTCTTAGTGTTAGTGCTTGGTGCACATTTTGCTAATAGCGACGGTATTGTTGATTCAAACTGGTTAATTGTCTCTTATGGATTCCAATCTATCGGCGAGTTGTTTGTGTCAGGCCTTGGCTTAGCGATGGTTGCTCAACTTGTACCACAACGTATGATGGGCTTTGCCATGGGAATGTGGTTCTTAACATCAGCAACCGCTGCCGTTGTTGCTGGTTGGGTGGCGACGTTAACCGCTGCACCTGCAAACGTTATTGAACCGCATCAAACACTGATGTTATACAGCCATGTGTTTGGTATTATCGGTTACTCTACAGCAGGTATTGCTCTGTTCACTATGATTATTGCGCCTAAGCTAACACGAGTTATGCGTGGTGAAGATACACCAGCAACAGTAACAGCTGCATAA
- a CDS encoding HAD hydrolase-like protein, whose translation MDLSSYQGIIFDMDGTLVDSMPAHIKAWQQTCHDFGLVFDRDWFYSMGRFTYY comes from the coding sequence ATGGATTTATCGTCATACCAAGGGATTATTTTTGATATGGATGGCACATTGGTTGATTCAATGCCGGCCCATATTAAAGCGTGGCAACAAACATGTCATGATTTTGGATTGGTATTTGATCGTGACTGGTTTTATTCAATGGGGAGGTTCACCTACTATTAA
- a CDS encoding alanine/glycine:cation symporter family protein encodes MNPLHDTIFNFLRTLDSFVWGPPLLILLVGTGLYLTIRLGFIQIRYLPLALQYVFGGKKDPDSTGEGDVSSFAALCTALSATIGTGNIVGVATAIKLGGPGALFWMWLAALFGMATKYAECLLAVKYREIDANGQILGGPMYYLEKGVGSKWLAKLFAIFAVGVACFGIGTFPQANAIVEAAHISLNAPKEITVVILTLLVATVTLGGIQSISKVASTVVPLMAGFYIMACLIVLGTNFHALPAAIETVIQSAFTGHAATGGFVGAGMMLAIQSGIARGVFSNESGLGSAPIAAAAAQTNSCVRQGLVSMTGTFFDTIIICTMTGLTLVVTGAWTGDFAGATMTTHAFAAGLHSDYYGPLMVSIGLMFFAFTTILGWNYYGERCITYLFGVKAIMPYKLVFLVLIASGAFMQLDMIWVIADIVNGLMAIPNLIGLVVLRHVVIAETQQYFANLKLQRENSQPLSAQ; translated from the coding sequence ATGAATCCACTACATGACACAATTTTTAATTTTCTACGCACATTAGATAGCTTTGTTTGGGGACCTCCCCTATTAATTTTATTAGTAGGTACCGGTTTATACCTCACAATTCGACTTGGTTTTATCCAGATCCGTTACTTACCACTGGCATTACAATATGTTTTTGGTGGTAAAAAAGATCCAGATAGTACTGGCGAAGGTGATGTTTCTAGCTTTGCTGCTTTGTGTACTGCTTTATCTGCAACAATTGGTACAGGTAATATTGTTGGTGTTGCAACCGCAATTAAATTAGGCGGCCCAGGCGCTCTTTTTTGGATGTGGCTTGCTGCTTTATTTGGTATGGCAACAAAATATGCTGAATGTTTGTTAGCCGTTAAATACCGCGAAATTGATGCTAATGGTCAAATTCTTGGTGGTCCAATGTACTACCTTGAGAAAGGTGTTGGCAGTAAATGGCTCGCTAAACTGTTTGCGATATTTGCAGTAGGTGTTGCTTGTTTTGGTATTGGTACATTTCCACAAGCGAATGCGATTGTAGAAGCGGCACACATCTCACTTAATGCGCCCAAAGAAATCACCGTTGTTATATTAACCTTATTGGTGGCGACAGTAACATTAGGTGGTATTCAATCAATATCTAAAGTAGCAAGTACTGTTGTACCGCTTATGGCTGGCTTTTATATTATGGCTTGCTTGATCGTCTTAGGTACTAACTTTCATGCGCTACCAGCGGCTATTGAAACGGTTATTCAGTCAGCCTTTACTGGTCATGCTGCTACAGGTGGTTTTGTCGGTGCCGGAATGATGTTAGCTATTCAGTCAGGTATTGCACGCGGTGTATTCTCTAATGAATCTGGATTAGGTAGTGCTCCAATTGCCGCCGCTGCTGCACAAACAAATTCATGTGTACGCCAAGGCTTAGTCTCAATGACGGGAACGTTTTTTGATACTATTATCATTTGTACAATGACAGGTTTAACCCTTGTGGTAACTGGCGCTTGGACGGGTGATTTTGCTGGCGCAACAATGACAACACATGCCTTTGCTGCAGGTTTGCATTCTGATTATTACGGTCCTTTAATGGTCTCTATTGGCTTAATGTTTTTTGCCTTTACCACTATTTTAGGTTGGAACTACTACGGTGAACGTTGTATTACTTATTTATTTGGCGTAAAAGCAATTATGCCTTACAAATTAGTTTTCTTAGTGCTTATCGCCAGTGGCGCATTCATGCAACTAGATATGATTTGGGTTATTGCTGATATTGTTAATGGTTTAATGGCTATTCCAAACCTTATTGGTTTAGTGGTATTACGCCATGTTGTTATTGCAGAAACTCAACAATACTTTGCTAACCTAAAATTACAACGTGAAAATAGCCAGCCTCTTTCTGCTCAATAA
- a CDS encoding high-potential iron-sulfur protein, translating to MVKKSSRRRFLQLTAGGLIGLTLGNKQLIRSVSAAELPHLEENDPQAMALKYVDKSTIEGQQCKNCLLIRDDAKNSNWQPCAIFPGKTVNINGWCSAYASKPA from the coding sequence ATGGTGAAAAAATCATCACGTCGTCGTTTTTTACAATTAACCGCTGGTGGGCTAATCGGTTTGACTCTTGGTAATAAACAGCTAATACGCTCAGTTTCTGCCGCAGAACTTCCTCACCTTGAAGAAAATGATCCACAAGCAATGGCACTAAAATATGTCGATAAATCAACTATTGAAGGCCAACAATGTAAAAACTGCCTTCTAATTCGTGATGATGCGAAGAATAGTAATTGGCAGCCTTGTGCTATATTTCCTGGTAAGACTGTTAATATTAATGGTTGGTGCTCAGCATACGCATCAAAACCAGCTTAA
- a CDS encoding glycoside hydrolase family 18 protein, producing the protein MLSQINLTHAAEKLPSSVVAAYYPDWKVYTPNNPYSASMIPAEKLTHIIYAFLAVCGPVDSSPDNIKKLMKTQCLDKPIGSAIILDEYAALQIKLTGETSTKVGYKGNFGQLKALSDKYPHLSILPSFGGWTLSEPFHTVATNPLYRQTFINTAVDLITKYDFFDGIQIDWEYPGGYGLSGKGQNQVAQEREAYSLLIEELRCKLNELGNQHNRKYQLSAAVNADKKTLPGINWSQVTQHLDQLYLMSFDFLGNWDDIVGHHSNLYSTPNTPNNNSVDNVVKTLINKQVDRNKIIIGSPFYGRGWQGVNFISPDKLENLKSQGGLRKGSDIKDPGYFNYSDISKYFMNNPKLGYRYYYDEHAEAAVLYNKKNKEYISFEDKRSLKAKADYVKKHKLGGVFGWEITSDTNNELISTLDNSLNP; encoded by the coding sequence TTGTTATCTCAAATTAATCTTACTCATGCTGCAGAAAAGCTGCCATCTTCTGTTGTTGCAGCTTATTATCCTGATTGGAAAGTTTATACTCCTAATAACCCGTATTCAGCAAGTATGATTCCAGCTGAAAAATTAACTCATATTATCTACGCTTTTCTTGCCGTCTGTGGACCTGTAGATTCATCGCCAGATAACATCAAAAAACTCATGAAAACCCAATGTCTGGATAAACCTATTGGCAGCGCCATTATTTTAGATGAGTATGCAGCATTACAAATCAAGCTTACAGGTGAAACATCGACAAAAGTCGGCTACAAAGGAAATTTTGGTCAATTAAAGGCATTATCAGATAAATATCCTCATTTAAGTATTTTACCCAGTTTTGGTGGATGGACCCTTTCTGAGCCTTTCCATACTGTTGCAACTAACCCTCTTTATCGACAAACCTTTATCAATACTGCTGTAGATTTAATCACTAAATATGACTTTTTTGATGGTATCCAAATTGATTGGGAATATCCTGGTGGGTATGGGTTATCAGGTAAAGGACAAAATCAGGTCGCACAAGAAAGAGAAGCTTATAGTCTTTTAATTGAAGAATTACGGTGTAAATTAAACGAATTAGGTAACCAACATAATCGTAAATATCAACTTTCAGCGGCCGTCAATGCTGATAAAAAAACCTTACCTGGCATTAATTGGTCTCAGGTGACTCAACATTTAGATCAGCTTTATTTAATGAGCTTTGATTTCTTAGGTAACTGGGATGATATTGTCGGTCATCATAGTAATTTATACAGCACTCCAAATACTCCAAATAACAATTCAGTCGATAATGTAGTAAAAACACTTATAAATAAACAAGTTGATCGAAATAAGATTATTATTGGCAGCCCTTTTTATGGTCGAGGCTGGCAAGGTGTCAATTTTATATCCCCCGATAAACTTGAAAATTTAAAGAGCCAAGGTGGGTTGCGTAAAGGATCTGATATTAAAGATCCAGGTTATTTTAACTATAGTGATATCAGTAAATATTTCATGAACAACCCTAAACTGGGCTATCGTTATTACTATGATGAACATGCAGAAGCCGCTGTTCTGTATAATAAAAAGAATAAAGAATACATTAGCTTCGAAGATAAACGATCACTTAAAGCTAAAGCTGACTATGTAAAAAAACATAAACTTGGCGGTGTTTTTGGGTGGGAAATAACTTCGGATACTAATAATGAACTTATCTCTACACTTGATAATAGCTTAAATCCTTAA
- the yegD gene encoding molecular chaperone, whose product MYIGFDYGTANCSVAVMEDSKPKLLPLEKNNQYIPSTLCAPTREAVSEYLYRFMGISPSNSVGEQVLRRAMAFNREEDIDVVAGDLQFGQAALDLYLDDPEEVYYVKSPKSFLGANGLRDGQISFFEDLVCAMMVNIKRTAEQSLQQDISSTVIGRPVNFQGIGGESANQQAEGILSQAAKRAGFKNVCFQFEPVAAGLEYESTLTTDKTVLVVDIGGGTTDCSLIKMGPSFCHLSDRSSSLLAHSGQRVGGNDLDIHLAFKQLMPQFGLGSKTVRGIDMPFNQFWNPIAINNVAAQTEFYGDANLRALERLRHDAADPQLLLRLIHVYHETLGYQIIRHAEEAKIALSSQAHHTVNMALMQDLFEVDISAQQLAEAIETPKEKMRELVVEAMAQSHIMPDAIFMTGGTARSPILRQCIEQQLPNIPIVSGNYFGSVTAGLARWGERCFS is encoded by the coding sequence ATGTACATTGGATTTGATTATGGAACCGCAAATTGTTCGGTTGCAGTGATGGAAGACAGTAAACCTAAACTTTTACCGTTAGAGAAAAATAATCAATATATTCCGTCGACCTTATGTGCGCCAACACGGGAAGCTGTGTCTGAATACTTATACCGTTTTATGGGAATTTCGCCATCAAACAGTGTTGGTGAGCAGGTTTTACGTCGTGCTATGGCGTTTAATCGTGAAGAAGATATAGATGTTGTTGCAGGTGATTTGCAGTTTGGTCAGGCAGCTCTTGACCTCTATCTCGATGATCCAGAAGAAGTTTATTACGTTAAATCCCCAAAGTCTTTTTTAGGGGCAAATGGTTTACGTGATGGTCAAATTAGCTTTTTTGAAGATCTTGTTTGCGCAATGATGGTCAATATTAAACGAACGGCAGAACAAAGTTTACAACAAGATATTAGCAGTACAGTTATAGGGCGTCCGGTAAACTTTCAAGGCATTGGTGGTGAGAGCGCAAACCAACAAGCTGAAGGAATTTTATCACAAGCGGCTAAACGCGCAGGGTTTAAAAACGTGTGTTTTCAGTTTGAACCTGTTGCGGCTGGGCTTGAATATGAATCAACATTAACAACAGATAAAACCGTATTAGTGGTTGATATCGGTGGTGGTACAACAGACTGCTCGTTAATTAAAATGGGGCCAAGTTTTTGTCATTTATCTGATCGTAGCTCAAGTTTATTAGCACATAGTGGTCAGCGGGTTGGTGGTAATGATCTTGATATCCATTTAGCGTTTAAGCAATTGATGCCACAATTTGGTCTAGGCAGTAAAACGGTACGTGGGATTGATATGCCGTTTAATCAGTTCTGGAACCCGATTGCGATTAATAACGTCGCAGCACAAACTGAATTTTATGGTGATGCTAATTTACGTGCATTAGAAAGACTTCGTCATGATGCCGCTGATCCACAACTACTGTTGCGCTTAATTCATGTCTATCATGAGACCTTAGGGTATCAGATTATTCGTCATGCTGAAGAAGCAAAAATTGCATTATCGAGTCAAGCACATCACACGGTTAATATGGCGTTAATGCAAGATCTGTTTGAAGTTGATATTTCAGCACAGCAATTAGCGGAAGCAATAGAAACACCCAAAGAGAAAATGCGTGAGCTTGTCGTTGAAGCTATGGCACAAAGCCACATAATGCCTGATGCTATTTTTATGACTGGGGGAACTGCACGTTCGCCTATTTTACGCCAATGTATTGAGCAACAACTACCTAATATTCCAATAGTAAGTGGTAATTATTTTGGTTCTGTAACAGCGGGTTTAGCACGTTGGGGAGAGCGTTGCTTCAGTTAA